A single region of the Cucumis melo cultivar AY chromosome 3, USDA_Cmelo_AY_1.0, whole genome shotgun sequence genome encodes:
- the LOC103488694 gene encoding tubby-like F-box protein 8 isoform X2 — protein sequence MDADNISRSSNTYIGKLRSNFLGTKFIIYDTQPPYNNAQISPPGRSRRLYSKKVSPKVPTGTYDIAQVTYELNVLGTRGPRKMHCTMHSIPASSLEAGGTVPGQPEVVSRLLGDSFRSISFSKSVFNSTEFSSSRFSDIVGSRDEDETGKERPLILRNKPPRWHEQLQCWCLNFRGRVTVASVKNFQLIAATEPSSTATNQSQPNQHGQSSQSDYDKIILQFGKVGKDMFTMDYRYPLSAFQAFAICLSSFDTKLACE from the exons ATGGATGCAGATAATATATCAAGATCAAGCAACACCTACATTGGAAAACTAAG GTCAAATTTTCTTGGGACCAAGTTCATTATTTATGATACACAGCCTCCATATAACAATGCCCAGATTTCCCCACCTGGCCGTAGCCGTAGATTGTACTCAAAGAAAGTTTCTCCAAAAGTCCCAACTGGTACCTATGACATTGCTCAAGTCACTTATGAACTGAATGTTCTTGGCACAAGAGGCCCTCGAAAGATGCACTGCACAATGCACTCCATCCCTGCCTCATCTCTGGAGGCTGGTGGTACCGTTCCAGGCCAGCCCGAGGTTGTATCTCGACTCCTTGGGGATTCGTTTCGAAGCATATCATTCTCCAAGTCTGTCTTCAACTCTACAGAGTTCAGTAGTTCTCGTTTCTCTGACATTGTTGGCTCTCGAGACGAAGATGAGACAGGGAAGGAGAGACCATTGATTCTTAGGAACAAGCCGCCACGGTGGCATGAGCAGTTGCAGTGTTGGTGCCTTAATTTCCGGGGGCGAGTAACTGTTGCCTCTGTCAAAAACTTTCAACTCATAGCCGCCACAGAGCCTTCTTCAACAGCTACAAACCAATCGCAGCCAAACCAACATGGCCAGTCCTCCCAATCGGACTATGACAAGATCATTCTTCAATTTGGAAAGGTTGGGAAAGATATGTTTACCATGGATTACCGGTATCCATTGTCCGCATTTCAAGCTTTTGCAATCTGTTTGAGTAGCTTTGACACCAAATTGGCTTGTGAATAA
- the LOC103488694 gene encoding tubby-like F-box protein 1 isoform X1, whose translation MSFRSIVRDVREGFGSLSRRSFEVRLPGHQRGKSHGSVHDLHDQPLVIQTSPWASLPPELLGDVVTRLEESESVWPARKHVVACAAVCRSWREMCKEIVKSPEFSGKITFPVSLKQPGTRDGTIQCFIKRDKSNLTYHLYLCLSPALLVDNGKFLLSAKRTRRTTCTEYVISMDADNISRSSNTYIGKLRSNFLGTKFIIYDTQPPYNNAQISPPGRSRRLYSKKVSPKVPTGTYDIAQVTYELNVLGTRGPRKMHCTMHSIPASSLEAGGTVPGQPEVVSRLLGDSFRSISFSKSVFNSTEFSSSRFSDIVGSRDEDETGKERPLILRNKPPRWHEQLQCWCLNFRGRVTVASVKNFQLIAATEPSSTATNQSQPNQHGQSSQSDYDKIILQFGKVGKDMFTMDYRYPLSAFQAFAICLSSFDTKLACE comes from the exons ATGTCGTTTCGTAGTATAGTTCGTGATGTTAGAGAGGGGTTTGGAAGTTTATCCAGGCGTAGTTTTGAGGTAAGACTGCCTGGTCACCAGCGGGGTAAATCTCATGGATCAGTCCATGATCTGCACGACCAACCTCTGGTAATTCAAACCAGTCCTTGGGCTAGTCTCCCACCTGAGCTATTGGGGGATGTAGTTACGAGACTGGAGGAGAGTGAGAGTGTGTGGCCTGCTCGAAAACATGTTGTTGCTTGTGCTGCTGTTTGTAGGTCGTGGAGGGAAATGTGCAAAGAGATAGTCAAAAGTCCGGAGTTCTCTGGAAAAATCACCTTCCCTGTCTCCTTAAAACAG CCAGGGACTCGTGATGGAACCATTCAGTGCTTTATTAAGAGGGACAAATCTAATTTGACTTATCACCTTTACCTCTGCCTAAGTCCTG CTTTACTTGTTGATAATGGGAAGTTTCTTCTTTCTGCCAAAAGAACGAGGAGAACAACCTGCACTGAATATGTGATCTCCATGGATGCAGATAATATATCAAGATCAAGCAACACCTACATTGGAAAACTAAG GTCAAATTTTCTTGGGACCAAGTTCATTATTTATGATACACAGCCTCCATATAACAATGCCCAGATTTCCCCACCTGGCCGTAGCCGTAGATTGTACTCAAAGAAAGTTTCTCCAAAAGTCCCAACTGGTACCTATGACATTGCTCAAGTCACTTATGAACTGAATGTTCTTGGCACAAGAGGCCCTCGAAAGATGCACTGCACAATGCACTCCATCCCTGCCTCATCTCTGGAGGCTGGTGGTACCGTTCCAGGCCAGCCCGAGGTTGTATCTCGACTCCTTGGGGATTCGTTTCGAAGCATATCATTCTCCAAGTCTGTCTTCAACTCTACAGAGTTCAGTAGTTCTCGTTTCTCTGACATTGTTGGCTCTCGAGACGAAGATGAGACAGGGAAGGAGAGACCATTGATTCTTAGGAACAAGCCGCCACGGTGGCATGAGCAGTTGCAGTGTTGGTGCCTTAATTTCCGGGGGCGAGTAACTGTTGCCTCTGTCAAAAACTTTCAACTCATAGCCGCCACAGAGCCTTCTTCAACAGCTACAAACCAATCGCAGCCAAACCAACATGGCCAGTCCTCCCAATCGGACTATGACAAGATCATTCTTCAATTTGGAAAGGTTGGGAAAGATATGTTTACCATGGATTACCGGTATCCATTGTCCGCATTTCAAGCTTTTGCAATCTGTTTGAGTAGCTTTGACACCAAATTGGCTTGTGAATAA